In the genome of Raphanus sativus cultivar WK10039 chromosome 4, ASM80110v3, whole genome shotgun sequence, one region contains:
- the LOC108849885 gene encoding protein trichome birefringence-like 37: MGFKLISLFLLLPLLTLTILSRFDHALASDKKLHESHRNRTVLAGAGRVKIAALKGRKQTRDCNLFQGRWVFDANYPFYDSSTCPFIDGEFDCLKFGRPDRQFLKYSWQPDSCTIPRFDGQAFLNKWRGKRVMFVGDSLSQNMWESLGCMIHASVPDTKTTFIKRTPVSSLTFQDYGVTIYLYRTPYLVDISKESVGRVLNLGTIEGGADAWKDMDILVFNSWHWWLHKGVELQGWDYIRNGSSLIRDMDRLDAFSKGLTTWAQWVDQNVNISQTRVFFQGISPTHYVGKEWNEPSNSCNGQMQPLSGSTYPGGSLPAASIVSRVLSWMKTPVYLLDITTLSQLRKDAHPSTYGAYGGNDCSHWCLPGLPDTWNQLLYAALSM, from the exons ATGGGTTTCAAACTCATCTCTCTATTCCTTCTTCTTCCACTTCTCACACTCACAATCTTGTCCAGATTCGACCATGCCCTGGCTTCCGACAAGAAACTACATGAGAGCCATCGTAACAGAACGGTGTTGGCTGGCGCCGGAAGGGTAAAAATAGCGGCGTTGAAAGGGAGGAAGCAAACGAGAGATTGTAACTTGTTCCAAGGGAGATGGGTTTTTGATGCTAATTACCCTTTCTACGATTCTTCAACTTGTCCATTCATCGACGGCGAGTTTGACTGTCTCAAATTTGGTCGACCAGACAGACAGTTCCTCAAGTACTCTTGGCAGCCTGATTCATGCACCATCCCAAG GTTCGATGGGCAAGCGTTTCTGAATAAATGGAGAGGGAAACGAGTTATGTTCGTGGGTGACTCACTGAGTCAAAACATGTGGGAATCATTAGGATGTATGATACATGCATCGGTACCAGACACAAAGACCACTTTTATCAAGCGTACTCCAGTCTCCTCTCTCACTTTCCAG GACTATGGAGTTACAATATACCTATATCGAACACCATACCTAGTGGATATCTCCAAAGAAAGTGTAGGGCGTGTGCTTAACCTTGGAACTATCGAAGGTGGTGCTGATGCTTGGAAAGACATGGACATTCTCGTCTTCAATTCCTGGCATTGGTGGCTTCACAAAGGAGTAGAGTTGCAAGG GTGGGATTATATAAGAAATGGGTCTTCATTGATAAGAGACATGGACCGTCTTGATGCTTTCAGTAAAGGGCTCACTACTTGGGCTCAGTGGGTTGATCAAAATGTTAATATCTCACAAACCCGAGTTTTCTTCCAAGGCATTTCTCCTACTCACTACGT GGGAAAGGAATGGAACGAGCCAAGTAATAGTTGTAACGGGCAGATGCAACCGTTGAGCGGATCAACATACCCAGGTGGTTCACTTCCTGCAGCAAGCATCGTGTCCCGAGTGTTAAGCTGGATGAAGACACCCGTTTACTTACTTGATATCACAACTCTGTCTCAACTAAGAAAAGATGCTCATCCATCTACATATGGAGCCTATGGAGGAAACGATTGCAGCCACTGGTGCCTACCTGGCTTGCCGGATACTTGGAACCAGCTTCTCTACGCAGCTCTCTCGATGTGA